One segment of Carya illinoinensis cultivar Pawnee chromosome 1, C.illinoinensisPawnee_v1, whole genome shotgun sequence DNA contains the following:
- the LOC122304128 gene encoding uncharacterized protein LOC122304128 — protein MAVAFRKVWFRRNDYVFEKRLSCPTRILKTAKECLEEFQQSQRIQKKEGQTPRSNLMQKTWKKPTRGIVKVNWDASLDQRKKRTGVGIIVRDEEGEALVAVCDQRQHVQNPTVTEGYALWKAMELCNELNIQKVIFEGDAKAVILAVLSNEEDLSVGGSLIEDIRFVLANRPDWSIQFAYRELNNVAHVLAKEALSLEEKKVWIEEVPACIAACLEKEKYCTG, from the coding sequence ATGGCAGTTGCATTTCGAAAGGTATGGTTCAGGAGGAATGACTATGTATTTGAAAAAAGGCTTTCATGCCCAACAAGAATTCTTAAAACAGCAAAAGAGTGCCTTGAGGAGTTTCAGCAATCTCAAAGAATCCAGAAGAAGGAAGGTCAAACACCAAGATCTAACTTAATGCAGAAAACCTGGAAAAAACCAACAAGAGGGATAGTTAAGGTGAATTGGGATGCTTCATTGGATCAAAGGAAGAAAAGGACGGGAGTGGGAATCATAGTCAGAGATGAAGAGGGAGAGGCTTTAGTGGCTGTATGTGACCAAAGACAACATGTGCAGAATCCAACAGTAACAGAGGGTTATGCACTGTGGAAGGCGATGGAGTTGTGTAATGAACTTAATATACAGAAGGTCATCTTTGAAGGTGATGCAAAGGCTGTTATTCTAGCAGTTTTGAGTAATGAGGAAGACTTATCAGTTGGTGGTTCATTGATTGAAGATATACGGTTTGTTCTAGCAAACAGACCAGATTGGTCTATACAATTTGCTTATAGGGAACTAAATAATGTGGCTCATGTTTTAGCTAAAGAAGCTTTaagtttagaagaaaaaaaggttTGGATAGAAGAAGTTCCAGCTTGTATTGCAGCttgtttggaaaaagaaaaatattgtacTGGTTAa
- the LOC122309652 gene encoding mitogen-activated protein kinase kinase kinase 20-like: MGSTFGDGESWVRGPLIGKGGFGSVFLATLKKPKPRFVCFPSTMAVKSAEVSVSGSLQKEKEVLDNVKGSPYVINCLGEEITTPEKGEMVYNLLLEYASGGTLADSIEKSHGCRLPETDVKRYTWSILKGLGHIHDRGFVHCDLKPENVLLVPTIGPGGNFVAKIGDFGLAKRSAQKKKRRMDLDFYLRGTPLYMAPEAVIENVQKPPCDIWALGCLVCEMLTGKSPWDREEELNAEELLQLIGDEREVPKIPNGVSDEAKSFLKSCLVRKPIYRFTAEMLMDHPFLTGIGYQLEDEYMKKEEHEVASPSVSCNETDSEFSGSSICSSFSVDDDDDSTLSKLSSWPEDGENSEVQKSDKKPFAASLNTLPSTILLRV; this comes from the coding sequence ATGGGGAGTACGTTTGGTGATGGAGAAAGTTGGGTGAGAGGGCCATTGATCGGCAAAGGAGGTTTTGGGTCCGTGTTTCTTGCCACTTTGAAGAAACCCAAACCAAGGTTCGTTTGTTTCCCGTCAACCATGGCGGTGAAATCTGCAGAGGTGTCTGTTTCTGGTTCGCTCCAGAAGGAGAAAGAGGTTCTCGACAACGTCAAAGGCTCCCCTTACGTGATTAACTGTTTGGGAGAAGAGATTACGACCCCAGAAAAAGGCGAGATGGTTTACAATCTTTTATTGGAGTATGCCTCTGGAGGAACACTAGCAGATTCAATCGAGAAATCCCATGGCTGTCGGTTGCCCGAAACTGATGTAAAGCGCTATACCTGGTCAATCCTCAAAGGGCTTGGTCACATTCATGACCGTGGTTTCGTTCACTGTGATTTAAAGCCTGAGAATGTTTTACTCGTGCCCACCATTGGCCCCGGCGGTAATTTTGTAGCAAAGATTGGAGATTTTGGGTTGGCGAAGAGATCGGcacagaaaaagaagaggaggaTGGACTTGGACTTTTACTTGAGAGGCACGCCTCTCTATATGGCACCTGAAGCGGTGATTGAGAATGTGCAGAAGCCTCCCTGTGATATTTGGGCTCTTGGGTGTCTTGTGTGCGAGATGCTTACTGGAAAATCTCCTTGGGATAGAGAGGAAGAGTTGAATGCAGAGGAGCTTTTACAGCTGATTGGCGATGAGCGTGAAGTTCCCAAAATTCCAAATGGTGTTTCAGATGAAGCAAAGAGTTTCTTGAAGTCGTGTCTCGTGAGGAAACCCATATACAGATTCACGGCTGAGATGCTAATGGATCATCCATTCCTGACCGGTATAGGATATCAACTAGAAGATGAGTACATGAAGAAAGAAGAACATGAAGTGGCATCTCCAAGCGTTTCCTGTAACGAGACTGATTCTGAGTTTAGTGGTTCTTCTATTTGCAGCTCGTTTtctgttgatgatgatgatgattcgACCTTGTCTAAGTTATCTTCTTGGCCGGAAGATGGGGAAAATTCGGAGGTCCAGAAGTCAGATAAAAAGCCTTTTGCAGCTTCTTTGAACACCCTCCCTTCAACCATACTTCTTAGAGTTTAA